The following proteins are encoded in a genomic region of Streptococcus constellatus subsp. constellatus:
- the mgtA gene encoding magnesium-translocating P-type ATPase, with protein MKTAKERLTDALRMSVVDTMTFFNTSRLGLTEEQVEENRDLYGENELTKGQEDSIVKKIYESIINPFTVILLLIALVSLVTNVWLAKPGQEDPTTFIIIVVLVLLSGSIRFVQELRSDKAASNLSRMIVNTVTVVREGKEQEIPITELVVGDIIRLSAGDMLPADVLILDSRDFFVQQSGLTGESDAVEKMALDKCEIKETESLLESDSLAFMGTNVISGRAIALVLVVGDDTKMGAIEQTLNTYDEPTSFEREMNSISWLLIRLMLVLVPIVFFINGLTDGDWLEAGVFALSVGVGLTPEMLPMVITASLAKGSILMAKEKVVIKKLNAIQDLGAIDILCTDKTGTLTQDEIVLEYPLDIHGDLDLAVLRRAYLNSYYQTGLKNLMDRAIINRTEKEAEKHEIVRNLDQAFKKIDELPFDFERRRMSVLVRDDENVVSMVTKGALEEMLTISNSVEYKGNILPLTEEIRQEILAEVAQLNEQGLRVLGVSYRSDLDADYEYTVKDESDMILTGYLAFLDPPKPSAAPAIKALAEYGVATKILTGDNEKVTEAVCEKVGLDAKNILLGSMIETMSDEELSRVVETTTVFAKLSPDQKARIILQLKANGHKVGYMGDGINDAPSMKVADVGISVDTAVDIAKETADVILLDKDLLVLEKGLVEGRKVYANMTKYIKMTVSSNFGNIFSLLISSIFLPFLPMAPIHLIVLNLVYDISCIALPFDNVDREFLQKPRIWSAKSITRFMAWIGPISSIFDCTTFLILFFIIAPMITGSVYHHGMSSNFITIFQTGWFIESMWTQTMVIYMLRSPKLPFIQSRPALSVVMTTLAAVFFVTLLPYGPFAALLKVTPLNGMYFLFLILIMVLYMASVTFVKHLYIKKYHEWL; from the coding sequence GTGAAAACAGCAAAAGAAAGATTAACAGATGCTCTTCGTATGTCTGTAGTGGATACGATGACATTTTTCAACACATCTAGATTGGGTTTGACAGAGGAGCAAGTAGAAGAAAATCGCGATCTATACGGTGAAAATGAATTGACCAAAGGGCAAGAAGATTCAATTGTTAAAAAAATTTATGAGTCTATTATCAACCCATTTACCGTTATTCTTTTACTCATTGCATTGGTGTCCTTGGTTACCAATGTTTGGCTGGCAAAGCCAGGGCAAGAAGATCCGACAACGTTTATCATTATTGTTGTCCTTGTCTTGCTGTCTGGTAGTATTCGCTTTGTGCAAGAATTGCGGAGTGACAAAGCTGCCAGTAATCTTTCGCGTATGATTGTCAATACAGTGACAGTTGTTCGTGAGGGAAAAGAGCAAGAAATTCCGATTACAGAATTAGTGGTGGGAGATATTATCCGCTTGAGTGCAGGAGACATGTTGCCAGCAGATGTGCTAATTTTGGATTCGCGCGACTTCTTCGTACAACAGTCAGGTTTGACAGGTGAAAGTGACGCTGTTGAAAAAATGGCACTGGATAAATGTGAGATAAAAGAAACTGAGAGTTTACTTGAATCTGACTCACTTGCCTTTATGGGAACCAATGTAATCTCTGGTCGTGCTATCGCGCTTGTGCTTGTTGTTGGCGACGACACAAAAATGGGAGCTATTGAGCAAACGCTTAACACTTATGATGAACCAACTTCATTTGAACGAGAAATGAACAGTATTTCATGGTTGTTGATTCGTCTTATGTTGGTACTCGTACCTATTGTCTTTTTTATCAATGGTCTGACAGATGGGGATTGGCTAGAAGCTGGTGTATTTGCACTCAGTGTTGGTGTCGGTTTGACGCCAGAAATGCTTCCTATGGTCATCACAGCAAGCTTAGCGAAGGGGTCAATTCTTATGGCAAAAGAAAAAGTTGTCATCAAGAAACTCAATGCCATTCAAGATTTAGGAGCAATTGATATTCTTTGTACGGATAAAACAGGGACATTGACACAAGATGAGATTGTCTTGGAGTATCCACTTGATATTCATGGAGATCTTGATTTGGCTGTGCTTCGTCGGGCTTACTTAAATTCTTATTATCAAACAGGGTTAAAAAACCTGATGGATCGTGCCATTATCAATCGGACAGAAAAAGAAGCTGAAAAGCATGAAATCGTTCGCAATTTAGACCAAGCTTTTAAGAAGATTGATGAATTACCTTTTGATTTTGAACGCCGTCGTATGAGTGTACTGGTTCGAGATGATGAGAATGTCGTTAGCATGGTGACAAAGGGTGCTTTAGAAGAAATGTTGACTATTTCAAATTCTGTCGAATATAAAGGGAACATTCTTCCCTTGACAGAAGAAATCCGTCAAGAAATTTTAGCAGAAGTCGCACAGTTAAATGAGCAAGGTCTGCGTGTGCTGGGAGTCAGTTATCGTTCGGACTTGGATGCTGATTATGAATACACGGTCAAAGATGAGTCTGACATGATTCTGACAGGTTATCTTGCTTTTCTCGATCCACCAAAACCGTCAGCAGCCCCTGCTATTAAAGCATTAGCCGAGTATGGCGTAGCTACCAAAATTTTAACAGGTGACAATGAAAAAGTTACAGAAGCAGTTTGTGAGAAGGTTGGCTTAGATGCAAAGAACATCTTGCTAGGCTCTATGATTGAAACGATGTCGGATGAAGAATTGAGCAGAGTTGTTGAAACCACAACTGTTTTTGCTAAATTATCGCCTGACCAAAAGGCGCGCATCATTTTACAACTGAAAGCAAACGGGCACAAGGTTGGTTATATGGGTGATGGAATCAATGATGCTCCTTCTATGAAAGTAGCTGATGTAGGTATTTCAGTTGATACAGCTGTTGATATTGCAAAAGAAACAGCTGATGTTATTCTGTTAGATAAAGACTTATTGGTGCTTGAAAAAGGCTTGGTGGAAGGTCGCAAAGTCTATGCCAACATGACCAAGTACATCAAGATGACAGTGAGTTCCAACTTCGGAAATATCTTTTCTTTGCTAATCTCAAGTATTTTCTTACCATTTTTGCCTATGGCACCGATTCATTTGATTGTGTTGAATTTGGTCTATGATATTTCTTGTATCGCTTTACCATTTGACAATGTAGACCGTGAATTTTTGCAAAAGCCTCGCATTTGGAGTGCAAAATCCATTACTCGTTTCATGGCCTGGATTGGTCCAATTAGTTCTATTTTTGACTGTACAACCTTTTTAATTTTGTTCTTTATTATTGCACCAATGATAACAGGGTCTGTTTATCATCATGGTATGTCTAGTAATTTCATTACGATTTTCCAAACAGGTTGGTTTATTGAGTCCATGTGGACGCAAACGATGGTTATCTATATGTTGCGCTCACCCAAATTACCATTTATTCAAAGTAGACCGGCTTTATCCGTAGTCATGACCACTCTAGCGGCAGTCTTCTTTGTGACTTTATTGCCCTACGGTCCTTTTGCAGCTCTTTTAAAAGTCACTCCATTAAATGGGATGTATTTCTTATTCCTAATCCTCATTATGGTATTGTATATGGCAAGTGTTACATTTGTGAAGCATTTATATATAAAAAAATACCACGAATGGTTATAA
- the upp gene encoding uracil phosphoribosyltransferase, with amino-acid sequence MEKFQVIAHPLIQHKLSILRRTDTSTKAFRELVNEIAMLMGYEVLRDLPLEDVEIETPITKTVQKQLAGKKLAIVPILRAGIGMVDGLLSLVPAAKVGHIGMYRDEETLKPVEYLVKLPEDISQRQIFVVDPMLATGGSAILAIDSLKKRGAHNIKFVCLVSAPEGVKALQEAHPDVEIFTAALDDHLNENGYIVPGLGDAGDRLFGTK; translated from the coding sequence ATGGAAAAATTTCAAGTGATCGCACATCCGCTCATTCAGCATAAATTGTCTATCTTACGCCGTACAGATACATCTACCAAGGCTTTTCGTGAGTTAGTAAATGAAATTGCTATGCTAATGGGTTATGAAGTTTTACGTGACTTACCATTAGAAGATGTGGAAATTGAAACACCCATTACAAAGACAGTTCAAAAACAACTAGCTGGTAAAAAATTAGCTATTGTCCCAATCTTACGTGCAGGTATTGGTATGGTAGATGGTCTTTTGAGTCTTGTACCAGCTGCTAAAGTCGGACATATTGGAATGTATCGTGATGAAGAAACTTTGAAACCAGTTGAATACCTTGTGAAATTACCGGAAGATATTAGCCAACGTCAAATTTTCGTAGTGGATCCGATGTTAGCAACAGGTGGCTCAGCTATTTTAGCTATTGATTCACTGAAAAAACGTGGAGCACACAATATTAAATTTGTCTGTCTTGTTTCGGCTCCAGAAGGCGTGAAAGCTTTACAAGAAGCTCACCCAGACGTAGAAATCTTTACGGCAGCCCTTGATGATCACTTGAATGAAAATGGCTACATCGTTCCAGGATTGGGAGATGCAGGAGATCGTCTTTTTGGTACAAAATAA